A genome region from Firmicutes bacterium HGW-Firmicutes-1 includes the following:
- the rpiB gene encoding ribose 5-phosphate isomerase B: MIAIGCDHGGFELKLEIIKMLKDQNIEFIDFGCHSKDSVDYPVYAKRVCESVLSNESNKGILICGTGIGISIAANKIKGIRAALCSDCYTASVTREHNDTNVLCLGGRVIGVEVAKKIVETFLATDFSNEERHIKRIQQIEE; this comes from the coding sequence ATGATAGCTATAGGTTGCGATCATGGCGGATTTGAATTAAAGCTAGAGATTATTAAAATGCTAAAAGATCAGAATATTGAATTTATAGATTTTGGATGTCATTCAAAGGATTCCGTAGATTATCCTGTATATGCGAAACGTGTATGCGAATCTGTATTAAGCAATGAAAGCAATAAAGGAATATTAATTTGTGGTACTGGAATAGGTATTTCCATTGCTGCCAATAAGATCAAGGGAATAAGAGCTGCTTTATGTAGCGATTGTTATACTGCCAGTGTGACGCGAGAGCACAACGATACGAATGTATTGTGTCTAGGTGGAAGAGTAATTGGGGTTGAGGTAGCAAAGAAGATTGTCGAAACCTTTCTTGCTACAGACTTCTCAAATGAAGAAAGACATATCAAACGAATTCAGCAAATCGAAGAATAA